A window of the Candidatus Eisenbacteria bacterium genome harbors these coding sequences:
- a CDS encoding site-2 protease family protein — MSLVAHECAHGGMALALGDPTARDQGSLTANPRPHLDLWGSIVVPLALIATASPLLFAWAKSAPVDHARLRHPRRDTLRVAAAGPLANLLLAIGFAAVARLLPEGGLWDFARAMMVAGVAWNCALALFNLIPIPPLDGAFCLKHFLKLRHIIALHHFRRFALALTVAIAALPPSRWLFEASLHGAVGMCFRLFGLTPDGMRH, encoded by the coding sequence ATGAGCCTGGTGGCGCACGAGTGCGCTCATGGCGGCATGGCGCTGGCGCTTGGAGATCCGACCGCACGCGATCAGGGGAGTCTGACCGCCAATCCGCGGCCACATCTCGATCTCTGGGGCTCGATCGTGGTGCCGCTCGCGCTCATCGCGACCGCTTCGCCGCTGCTCTTCGCCTGGGCGAAGTCAGCACCGGTGGATCATGCGAGGCTTCGCCATCCGCGCCGTGACACGCTCCGCGTCGCGGCCGCCGGGCCGCTCGCCAACCTGTTGCTCGCCATCGGATTCGCCGCGGTGGCTCGCCTGCTGCCGGAAGGAGGCTTGTGGGACTTCGCGCGGGCCATGATGGTGGCGGGGGTGGCCTGGAACTGCGCGCTGGCTCTCTTCAATCTGATTCCGATCCCGCCGCTCGACGGCGCCTTCTGCCTCAAGCACTTTCTGAAGCTCCGCCACATCATCGCGCTCCATCACTTTCGTCGCTTCGCGCTCGCGCTGACGGTGGCGATCGCCGCGCTGCCGCCTTCGCGCTGGCTGTTCGAGGCCTCGCTTCACGGGGCGGTCGGGATGTGTTTTCGCCTCTTCGGCCTGACTCCGGACGGAATGCGACATTGA
- the scpB gene encoding SMC-Scp complex subunit ScpB — protein MPPSNLKAALEALLFSSDEPLSLSLLAESLDAASEDVARELLELDADYRVRGAGVELREIAGGHLLVTAPEHAEWVGRLLRGRKRVRLSRAALETMAIVAYKQPVTKAEVEAIRGVDSSAVLATLLERNLITIRGRSKVVGRPLLYGSTSEFLDYFGLKDLTELPRPEELRALVAAREPEQMDMIELQVPADLAETLPEGAATVDASDEGEMAEEAEEFDEPSADESEESEPAEQEKV, from the coding sequence ATGCCACCGTCGAATCTCAAAGCGGCGCTTGAGGCGCTGCTGTTCTCGTCCGACGAGCCGCTGTCGCTCTCGCTGCTCGCCGAGTCGCTCGACGCCGCCTCCGAAGACGTCGCCCGCGAGCTCCTCGAGCTGGATGCCGACTATCGCGTTCGCGGTGCCGGCGTGGAGCTGCGCGAGATCGCGGGCGGCCATCTGCTGGTCACCGCCCCCGAGCATGCCGAGTGGGTGGGACGGCTGCTGCGCGGCCGCAAGCGCGTGCGTCTGTCGCGGGCCGCGCTCGAGACCATGGCGATCGTGGCGTACAAGCAGCCGGTGACGAAGGCCGAGGTCGAGGCCATTCGCGGCGTGGACTCGAGCGCCGTGCTGGCCACGCTGCTCGAGCGCAATCTGATCACGATTCGCGGGCGATCGAAGGTGGTGGGCCGGCCGCTCCTCTACGGCAGCACCTCCGAGTTCCTCGACTACTTCGGTCTCAAGGATCTCACCGAGCTGCCGCGGCCCGAGGAGCTGCGAGCGCTCGTGGCGGCCCGCGAGCCGGAGCAGATGGACATGATCGAGCTGCAAGTGCCCGCCGATCTCGCCGAGACGCTGCCCGAAGGCGCGGCGACCGTTGACGCGAGCGACGAGGGTGAGATGGCGGAGGAAGCCGAGGAATTCGATGAGCCCTCGGCCGATGAGTCCGAAGAGTCCGAGCCGGCCGAGCAGGAAAAAGTCTGA
- the trpS gene encoding tryptophan--tRNA ligase, whose protein sequence is MSASAPPRPFPRRILSGMRPTGRLHLGNYVGALENWVRLQDEGWTNFHMVADWHMLTTGYEATARLQADIDDMVVDWLGAGLDPKRSVIFIQSDVKEHAELHLLFSMLVSKARLERIPTLKEQIRDLHLDEATISYGHLGYSVLQAADILLYQATHVPVGEDQVPHVELTREIARRFNHVYCRDRSPVFPEPDAMLTPFARLRGVDGGRMSKSVGNTIMLADSPDAIAAKVKQAYTDPKKIRANDPGRPEPDLSELDADGRPVHPGCVVFEYHRKFNPTGADEVGRLCRAGELACVPNKRNLSKILADALAPIRERRERWARDPDAVRDVIADGNRRAREVATATLEEVRAAMGLKRGAEVRS, encoded by the coding sequence TTGAGCGCTTCCGCGCCGCCGCGCCCGTTCCCGCGCCGCATCCTCTCGGGGATGAGACCGACTGGCAGGCTCCATCTCGGCAACTATGTCGGGGCGCTCGAGAACTGGGTGCGCCTGCAGGACGAAGGCTGGACCAACTTCCACATGGTGGCGGACTGGCACATGCTCACCACCGGCTACGAGGCCACGGCCCGTCTGCAGGCGGACATCGACGACATGGTGGTGGACTGGCTCGGCGCCGGTCTCGACCCCAAGCGCAGCGTGATCTTCATCCAGTCGGACGTGAAGGAGCACGCCGAGCTCCATCTGCTGTTCTCGATGCTGGTGAGCAAGGCGCGCCTCGAGCGGATCCCGACTCTCAAGGAGCAGATCCGCGACCTGCATCTCGACGAGGCGACCATCTCCTACGGTCATCTCGGCTACTCGGTCCTCCAGGCCGCCGACATCCTGCTCTACCAGGCCACGCACGTGCCGGTGGGGGAGGACCAGGTGCCTCACGTCGAGCTGACGCGCGAGATCGCGCGACGCTTCAACCATGTCTATTGCCGTGATCGCTCGCCGGTGTTCCCCGAGCCCGATGCCATGCTCACGCCCTTCGCGCGGCTGCGGGGCGTGGATGGCGGGCGCATGAGCAAGTCGGTCGGCAACACCATCATGCTCGCCGACTCTCCCGACGCGATCGCCGCCAAGGTGAAGCAGGCCTACACCGACCCCAAGAAGATCCGCGCCAACGATCCCGGAAGGCCAGAGCCCGACCTCAGCGAGCTCGACGCGGACGGGCGACCGGTTCATCCGGGATGCGTGGTGTTCGAATACCATCGCAAGTTCAATCCCACCGGGGCCGACGAGGTGGGCCGCCTGTGTCGCGCGGGAGAGCTGGCCTGCGTGCCCAACAAGAGGAACCTCTCGAAGATCCTGGCCGATGCGCTGGCGCCCATCCGCGAGCGGCGCGAGCGCTGGGCCCGGGATCCCGACGCGGTGCGCGACGTGATCGCCGACGGCAATCGCCGGGCCCGCGAAGTGGCCACGGCCACGCTCGAGGAGGTGCGCGCGGCCATGGGACTCAAGCGCGGGGCCGAGGTGCGATCGTGA
- a CDS encoding peroxiredoxin, which translates to MRELREFREAYPDYVASGVEVAGVSTDSLESHAKWSERLELPYRLLSDPERKAGNALDLMRKFKVGDWGIELFRRSTLLIDKQGLITAAWGKVRIRGHASQVLTAARMLQRLD; encoded by the coding sequence CTGCGGGAGCTTCGCGAGTTTCGCGAGGCCTATCCGGACTACGTCGCCTCCGGCGTCGAGGTGGCGGGGGTGAGCACCGACTCGCTCGAGAGCCATGCGAAGTGGTCGGAGCGGCTCGAGCTGCCCTACCGGCTGCTGTCGGACCCGGAGCGCAAAGCCGGAAACGCGCTGGACCTCATGCGAAAGTTCAAGGTCGGCGATTGGGGGATCGAGCTCTTCCGGCGATCGACCTTGCTGATCGACAAGCAAGGCCTGATCACGGCGGCCTGGGGGAAGGTGCGGATCCGCGGACACGCCTCTCAGGTGTTGACGGCGGCGCGGATGCTCCAGCGTCTCGACTGA
- a CDS encoding ATPase, T2SS/T4P/T4SS family: MAKPHKRLGDMLIEANVITPQDLTDAIAEQRRSGELLGATLVRLGILAEATLMKTLQEQLGLPLLDLNEESADEQALTLIREELARKYAALPIRVEGRSTLVVAMADPLNVAALEDLRFHSGMFIQPVLAMPSAIAESIERYYHIDRSMNEVINNIISAEEDVEIATIRDVDRAEAIDELIREAEGRPIVRLTNWLLHRSAEERASDIHIEPQDRHLLVRFRIDGLLHEIQKLPKWTQGAIVSRIKVLSNLDIAEKRQPQDGRLVVEIRGHRVDMRVSTLPTTHGEKVVIRVVDQKQAGMDLGDIGFLADDETNVKRFLDRPQGILLVTGPTGSGKSTLLYAALRHIQHETKNIVTVEDPVEFQIAGINQVQVDEKAKKSFPIALRAILRQDPDVIMVGEIRDKETAQIAFRASVTGHLVLTTVHTNDAASAVTRLIDLGLEPFMVASSLIGVVSMRLVRTLCPRCKEAYEVNASNLSRLGVREIAEGSVTLTRGRGCSHCRQTGYHGRTGIFEVLHVDDTVRGLVSASAPDSAIRQAAVEAGMRTIGEDGLQKVLSGKTTLEEVTRVVYLAETGVKMCPSCNDVLAQEFDYCPSCGEYVGEHCRHCRRRMDPKWTFCPYCGESDGEDVTGEAAASGAPPNERRIRSKLKRAS; encoded by the coding sequence ATGGCCAAGCCTCACAAGCGCCTCGGCGACATGCTGATCGAGGCCAACGTCATCACGCCGCAGGATTTGACCGACGCGATCGCGGAGCAGCGCCGCTCGGGTGAGCTGCTCGGCGCCACGCTGGTGCGGCTCGGAATCCTCGCCGAAGCCACGCTGATGAAGACTCTGCAGGAGCAGCTCGGCCTTCCGCTCCTCGACCTCAACGAAGAATCCGCCGACGAGCAGGCGCTCACGCTGATCCGCGAGGAGCTGGCGCGGAAGTACGCGGCGCTGCCGATCCGGGTCGAAGGCCGCTCCACGCTGGTCGTGGCGATGGCCGATCCGCTCAACGTGGCGGCGCTCGAGGACCTGCGCTTCCACAGCGGCATGTTCATCCAGCCGGTGCTGGCCATGCCTTCGGCGATCGCCGAGTCGATCGAGCGCTATTACCACATCGATCGCTCGATGAACGAGGTCATCAACAACATCATCAGCGCCGAAGAGGACGTCGAGATCGCCACCATCCGCGATGTCGACCGGGCCGAGGCGATCGACGAGCTGATCCGCGAAGCCGAAGGCCGCCCGATCGTGCGGCTCACCAACTGGCTGCTGCACCGCTCCGCCGAGGAGCGCGCCAGCGACATCCATATCGAGCCGCAGGATCGCCACCTGCTGGTGCGCTTCCGGATCGACGGACTGCTGCACGAAATCCAGAAGCTCCCCAAATGGACCCAGGGGGCGATCGTGTCCCGCATCAAGGTGCTCTCGAATCTCGACATCGCCGAGAAGCGCCAGCCCCAGGACGGCCGTCTGGTGGTCGAGATCCGCGGCCATCGCGTGGACATGCGCGTGTCGACGCTGCCGACCACGCACGGCGAGAAGGTCGTGATTCGAGTGGTCGACCAGAAGCAGGCCGGCATGGATCTCGGCGACATCGGCTTCCTCGCCGACGACGAGACGAACGTGAAGCGATTCCTCGATCGGCCGCAAGGCATCCTGCTCGTCACCGGGCCGACGGGGTCGGGCAAGAGCACCCTGCTCTATGCGGCGTTGCGCCACATCCAGCACGAGACCAAGAACATCGTGACGGTCGAGGATCCGGTGGAGTTCCAGATCGCGGGGATCAATCAGGTCCAGGTCGACGAAAAAGCCAAGAAGTCCTTCCCCATCGCGCTGCGCGCCATCCTGCGGCAGGATCCGGACGTGATCATGGTCGGCGAGATCCGCGACAAAGAGACCGCGCAGATCGCCTTCCGCGCCTCGGTGACCGGCCATCTGGTGCTCACGACGGTGCACACCAACGACGCGGCCAGCGCGGTCACGCGGCTCATCGATCTCGGCCTCGAGCCCTTCATGGTGGCTTCTTCCCTGATCGGCGTGGTCAGCATGCGCCTGGTCCGCACGCTGTGCCCGCGCTGCAAGGAGGCCTACGAGGTCAACGCCTCCAACCTGAGCCGGCTCGGCGTCCGCGAGATCGCCGAAGGCTCGGTCACGCTGACGCGCGGCCGCGGCTGCTCCCACTGTCGCCAGACGGGTTACCACGGCCGGACCGGCATCTTCGAGGTGCTGCACGTCGACGACACCGTGCGCGGCCTGGTCTCCGCGTCCGCGCCCGACAGCGCGATCCGGCAGGCCGCCGTCGAAGCCGGCATGCGGACCATCGGCGAGGACGGGCTGCAAAAGGTGCTGAGCGGAAAGACCACGCTCGAGGAAGTGACGCGCGTGGTCTATCTCGCCGAGACCGGCGTGAAGATGTGCCCCTCGTGCAATGACGTGCTCGCCCAGGAATTCGACTACTGCCCGAGCTGCGGGGAGTACGTCGGCGAGCACTGCCGGCATTGCCGCCGCCGCATGGATCCCAAGTGGACCTTCTGCCCCTACTGCGGGGAGTCGGACGGCGAGGACGTCACCGGCGAGGCGGCCGCGAGCGGAGCGCCGCCCAACGAGCGCCGGATCCGCAGCAAGCTCAAGCGCGCGAGCTGA
- a CDS encoding segregation/condensation protein A: MSERETPAAAETPQTPEAAQETAAATAPPMAAPGPPAGLPVRVRGSAPVVVKLERFEGPLDLLLHLIKRDEIDIYDIPIARITQQYLAYLELMRALDLEVAGEFLVMAATLMRIKAKMLLPAPRADEEEDEGDPREELVQRLLEYRQYKEAASTLRLREDERRLLYERGLLPSEEDAGPLPLAPASLFDLMDAFHRVIARIPEPAVYEVRTEVFDVEEKMSEIARAVAEDGTVMFSALLLRCRARAEMVVTFVALLELIKLGQVTVIQTEAFDDITIVHRDPEGSPPHATVESQSGA; the protein is encoded by the coding sequence GTGAGCGAGCGCGAGACGCCTGCCGCGGCGGAGACTCCGCAGACGCCGGAAGCGGCGCAGGAAACCGCGGCCGCAACCGCGCCGCCGATGGCGGCTCCGGGTCCTCCGGCGGGACTGCCGGTGCGCGTCCGCGGGAGCGCGCCGGTGGTGGTCAAGCTCGAGCGGTTCGAGGGGCCTCTCGATCTGCTGCTCCATCTCATCAAGCGGGACGAGATCGACATCTACGACATCCCGATCGCTCGCATCACCCAGCAGTACCTGGCTTACCTGGAGCTGATGCGGGCGCTCGACCTCGAAGTCGCCGGCGAGTTCCTGGTCATGGCCGCCACGCTGATGCGGATCAAGGCCAAGATGCTGCTTCCCGCGCCGCGCGCGGACGAGGAAGAGGACGAAGGCGATCCGCGCGAGGAGCTGGTGCAGCGGCTGCTCGAGTACCGGCAGTACAAGGAGGCCGCCTCGACGCTGCGATTGCGCGAGGACGAGCGGCGCCTGTTGTACGAGCGCGGGCTGCTGCCGTCCGAGGAAGACGCCGGTCCTCTGCCGCTGGCCCCGGCGTCGTTGTTCGACCTCATGGACGCCTTCCACCGCGTGATCGCGCGAATACCCGAGCCGGCCGTCTACGAAGTGCGGACCGAGGTGTTCGACGTCGAGGAGAAGATGTCCGAGATCGCGCGAGCGGTCGCCGAGGACGGGACCGTGATGTTCTCGGCGCTGCTCCTGCGCTGCCGCGCCCGCGCGGAGATGGTCGTGACGTTCGTCGCCTTGCTCGAGCTCATCAAGCTCGGGCAGGTGACGGTGATCCAGACCGAGGCGTTCGACGACATCACGATCGTGCACCGCGACCCTGAAGGGAGTCCGCCCCATGCCACCGTCGAATCTCAAAGCGGCGCTTGA
- a CDS encoding SpoIIE family protein phosphatase — translation MSDSTSAPGATEVPPPAESAEDLHSILATLADRPTSSRFNDLVRAASRHARELVRCEVARIWVLRRGGRRLVARDFPESEQAKPIEHRLASHEGLAGWVVSRGRAVRLGSGELPPGFLGEPPRFRSAVVVPLRRRGEAFAALECIDRRDGLPFDDDDLERLEEEAHHLSVALDNALLTVELERKALEKDVLFEVTKVLSATLDIDEVFEAIFRSLRQVVPYDAAAIYLVNPKTLALEQVSDVGYPEGSDEAFHLGVGVGLVGWVAKTGEAVIVPDVRHDARYVAARPATRSELAAPLMVEGRTIGVFNLENDLEDFFHENHLELLTAFASHAAVAIERARLTRELLERRRLEKELAIARDIQLSFLPKRAPQIPGFELAGAALPHTEVGGDYYDFIPVSDSRLGLAIADVSGKGIPAGLLMAGFRMSLLAEIRNDFAIRAVMRKVNTLLHESIERDKFVTAFYGVLDYKNRVLIFSNAGHNPPILARADGTIEQLVEGGVALGVLPDAVYEERPIAVHPGDVLLLYTDGATEAESPSGEQFGQWRLEQLVSSLRERSAAEILEAVVDEVLEWVGERGQNDDLTLMVVKGKLD, via the coding sequence GTGTCCGACTCGACCTCCGCTCCCGGCGCCACGGAGGTCCCGCCGCCGGCAGAGTCCGCGGAAGACCTCCATTCCATTCTGGCCACGCTGGCCGATCGCCCGACCTCGTCCCGCTTCAACGACCTGGTGCGGGCCGCGAGCCGTCATGCCCGCGAGCTGGTGCGCTGCGAGGTCGCGCGCATCTGGGTGCTGCGGCGCGGAGGCCGCCGCCTGGTGGCGCGCGACTTTCCGGAAAGCGAGCAGGCGAAGCCCATCGAGCACCGGCTGGCCTCGCATGAAGGCCTGGCCGGGTGGGTGGTGTCGCGCGGACGTGCCGTGCGGCTCGGATCCGGCGAGCTGCCGCCGGGATTCCTGGGGGAGCCCCCGCGGTTCCGCTCGGCGGTGGTCGTGCCGCTCAGACGCCGCGGCGAAGCCTTCGCCGCGCTCGAGTGCATCGACCGCCGCGACGGCCTGCCGTTCGACGATGACGACCTGGAGCGGCTGGAAGAGGAGGCCCACCATCTGTCGGTGGCGCTCGACAACGCGCTGCTCACCGTCGAGCTCGAGCGCAAGGCGCTCGAGAAGGACGTGCTCTTCGAGGTCACGAAGGTCCTTTCGGCCACGCTCGACATCGACGAGGTGTTCGAGGCCATCTTCCGGTCGCTTCGCCAGGTGGTGCCTTACGACGCCGCGGCCATCTACCTCGTCAATCCCAAGACGCTGGCGCTCGAGCAGGTGAGCGACGTCGGCTACCCCGAAGGATCGGACGAAGCGTTCCATCTCGGCGTGGGCGTGGGTCTCGTGGGGTGGGTGGCCAAGACCGGCGAGGCGGTCATCGTTCCCGACGTGAGGCACGATGCGCGCTACGTCGCCGCGCGGCCGGCGACGCGCAGCGAGCTCGCCGCCCCGCTCATGGTCGAAGGCCGCACCATCGGCGTCTTCAACCTCGAGAACGACCTCGAGGACTTCTTCCACGAGAACCATCTCGAGCTGCTCACGGCCTTCGCCTCCCACGCGGCGGTGGCCATCGAGCGCGCACGGCTGACCCGCGAGCTGCTCGAGCGCCGTCGCCTCGAGAAGGAGCTGGCGATCGCGCGCGACATCCAGCTCTCGTTCCTGCCCAAGCGGGCGCCGCAGATCCCGGGCTTCGAGCTGGCAGGGGCGGCCCTGCCCCACACCGAGGTGGGGGGCGACTACTACGACTTCATCCCGGTGTCCGACTCACGGCTCGGGCTCGCGATCGCCGACGTGTCGGGCAAGGGGATCCCGGCGGGGTTGCTGATGGCGGGGTTCCGCATGAGCCTGCTCGCGGAGATCCGCAATGACTTCGCGATCCGCGCCGTGATGCGCAAGGTGAACACGCTGCTGCACGAGAGCATCGAGCGCGACAAGTTCGTCACCGCCTTCTATGGCGTGCTCGATTACAAGAACCGCGTCCTGATCTTCTCCAATGCCGGCCACAATCCGCCGATCCTGGCGCGGGCCGATGGCACGATCGAGCAGCTGGTGGAAGGCGGTGTGGCGCTGGGCGTGCTGCCGGACGCGGTCTACGAGGAGCGTCCGATCGCCGTCCACCCCGGCGATGTGCTGCTGCTCTACACCGACGGCGCTACGGAAGCCGAGTCCCCGAGCGGCGAGCAGTTCGGGCAGTGGCGTCTCGAGCAGCTGGTCTCGAGCTTGCGTGAGCGGTCGGCCGCCGAGATCCTCGAGGCGGTGGTCGACGAAGTGCTCGAGTGGGTGGGGGAGCGCGGGCAGAACGACGACCTCACGCTGATGGTCGTGAAGGGCAAGCTCGACTAG
- a CDS encoding pseudouridine synthase, which translates to MLAGRGIGSRRACDTLIESGVVRVNGAVVREPGRRVEPERDRVMVRGRPLPGRSALRYFLIHKPVGMITTLHDPEGRATVRDLLPPGPRLFPVGRLDADTSGLLLVTNDGELAHKLMHPRYGVEKRYRVLVDEVPDSAQLRRMREGVTLEPGVRTGPADVRLARSQRERPMVDIRIHEGRYRQVRRMCEAVGLGVKALHRYGYGPLQIGTLPRGALRPLSEGEVRKLKAMAARPGGVAPRRFHGPAPSGERSRPPVPKRPRRERTFEQPRREHPSARPRGGRTSDRPRGERTFDRPRAGRTSARPRREPTFDQPRRGRTSDRPRGERTFERPRRERTFDRPRGERTFDQPRRGRTSDRARGERTFEQPRRGRTSDRARGERTFEQPRRGRTSDRPRGERTFERPRRGRTSDRPGGGRTFDRPRGERQPRSKRGRPMGQRAGRPGSGGSPRRPGGPRRPRAGRG; encoded by the coding sequence CTGCTCGCGGGACGCGGGATCGGATCGCGGCGTGCCTGCGACACGCTGATCGAATCGGGCGTGGTGCGGGTGAACGGCGCCGTCGTCCGCGAGCCGGGGCGTCGCGTCGAGCCCGAGCGCGACCGGGTGATGGTGCGCGGCCGTCCGCTCCCCGGCAGGAGCGCATTGCGCTACTTCCTGATCCACAAGCCGGTGGGGATGATCACGACGCTCCACGATCCGGAAGGCCGCGCCACCGTGCGCGACCTGCTCCCGCCTGGTCCGAGGCTCTTTCCGGTGGGCCGGCTGGATGCGGACACGAGCGGGCTCTTGCTCGTCACCAACGACGGCGAGCTGGCGCACAAGCTCATGCACCCGCGCTACGGAGTGGAGAAGCGCTACCGCGTCCTGGTGGACGAAGTCCCCGACTCGGCTCAGCTGAGGCGCATGCGCGAAGGCGTGACGCTCGAGCCCGGCGTGCGCACCGGACCGGCCGACGTGCGGCTGGCGCGCTCCCAGCGCGAGCGGCCCATGGTCGACATCCGGATCCACGAAGGGCGCTACCGCCAGGTGCGGCGCATGTGCGAAGCCGTGGGACTCGGCGTCAAGGCGCTGCATCGCTATGGGTACGGCCCGCTGCAAATCGGCACCCTGCCGCGCGGCGCGTTGCGCCCGCTGTCCGAAGGGGAGGTGCGGAAGCTGAAGGCGATGGCCGCGCGGCCGGGCGGCGTGGCACCGCGTCGTTTCCACGGCCCGGCGCCAAGCGGCGAGCGGAGCCGTCCGCCGGTGCCAAAGCGGCCCCGTCGCGAGCGCACCTTCGAACAGCCCCGTCGCGAGCACCCTTCCGCCCGGCCACGTGGGGGGCGCACCTCCGATCGGCCGCGTGGCGAGCGGACCTTCGATCGGCCACGGGCGGGGCGCACCTCCGCCCGGCCACGTCGTGAGCCCACCTTCGATCAGCCGCGTCGCGGGCGCACCTCTGATCGGCCACGTGGCGAGCGGACCTTCGAGCGGCCCCGTCGCGAGCGCACCTTCGATCGGCCACGTGGCGAGCGGACCTTCGATCAGCCGCGTCGCGGGCGCACCTCCGATCGGGCACGTGGCGAGCGGACCTTCGAGCAGCCGCGTCGCGGGCGCACCTCCGATCGGGCACGTGGCGAGCGGACCTTCGAGCAGCCGCGTCGCGGGCGCACCTCCGATCGGCCGCGTGGCGAGCGGACCTTCGAGCGACCACGCCGGGGGCGCACCTCCGATCGCCCGGGTGGCGGACGGACCTTCGATCGGCCACGTGGCGAGCGGCAACCTCGAAGCAAGCGCGGTCGCCCGATGGGTCAAAGAGCGGGACGCCCTGGGTCCGGGGGCTCACCAAGGCGCCCGGGGGGGCCTCGAAGGCCTCGGGCAGGCCGCGGGTGA